The genomic DNA gctgctgctgctatcaCCGCTGGTGTGTCCGCGTAGAGAAGAGCAAACTTCCACTGTGTCTGAGACAGAGGGAGACTTGGGCCTGCTTTTTACCTAGACAATTGCAatgcattcttcttcttctaaggTTTCGACACGGAGCACTCTGTTGCTGCCTTTTGAGACCTTGTCGagacaggaaaaataaagatcCCAAATAAACGCGAACTTTCCATTTCTTAACTTTGCTATTATGAAGTGCCAGACCCTCCTTGAAGTCAGTGTTGGCACTGAGTCGCAGGTTGCGAATGAAGCGACAAACTGAGCATGGAGGTACACTGTGGTGCTAATCTGTCAGTGGCTGGGTGCTAACATGGCTGTGTTAAATAGCTGTATTAGCCATATTATTCCTTCTGTTGATGACTCTGGTCAGTCTTGTGTTTCTGACTTCTGACCTGCTGTATGCTGATATAGCGAGGTAtaattctgctgctgctgctttgctgaTGAATGTAGACTAGTCTTCCTCAGCAGGATCATACAGACAGACGAGTGTTTGGCAGAGCTTTTCCTGTTGTCTCAACAGAGGGAGACTCTTTGTCATCAGGATCCAGAAAGATCATGAATGTTGTATCTTTTAATGGCCGCTGTCCTGCTTGTGTgtttcaatcttttttttttttttaattaatattatgGTTTGATATTTATGCTCTGACTCTATCAAATGTTGCACTTTTTTCcctaaattatattttattgtcattttctCTGATCCCAGTGTTCTtgccatttctttatttatttgtttggtcCTGTAATTTAACAATGCAAGGAGACAATGATTGAAGCTAGACTTTAAAGCTTTCCACTGAAGCAGTCTTTACCACAAGTCAGAGACTTGTCATGAGATTCACAGATCTTAATCAAAGTCACAATGAAACTAGAAACTGTTCATACAAAAAGTATATATAGATTTTTTTGACAAAGATCTAATTAGTATAGAAGAGAATTAGGACCACTGGAAAAAATCTTCAagttttgacttttttcttaaaaaaaaaaaaaaggctgaaatctgagatttaaaatcaaaatcatGAGAAAaaagtctggaaaaaaaaaactgggaaGTATATTTCAATTTTTTCCCTCAACCTATTCTGTAAATAGCTTTTACGTACGTACCTGTAATAGCATCTAGAGATGTAAATGGCCACTAACTAATACTCAGAGATAAATAAATTTGTTTACAATTAGCTCACCTATCACAAATTGGAAAATAGACACTTTAACATAACGAttacaaaacttaaaaaaagtaaaatgtgaatCGTCCTATATTAGTTATTACTTACTAATATTTACTCTTTTTGCGCAAATAGAGTTATGATTGGCGTGACTGAGCTTCATGAGGTATACTCTACTGACATGTACCCAGACATCCTCTTGCATAATAGTCTAATAATGACTCCCTCCATTAAAGGAGCATTGCAACCATTTTTAAGTGGTAGATGATTTGTTTTCTTACTATAACTTAGCTGAGAAGTTTGATGTCACTGCAGCCAGCAGCcagttagcacaaatactggaaacaGGAGGCAAAGTAGGGCGGTTCTGCCAGCACTTTATAGTCACAaatgcatgtttgtttttttaggtgatatagatatatacggGGACTCTCTTTGGCCAGTCAACCAAAAGAGACTTCAGATGTTTGCTGTGATGAGAGATGGAGACTTAAAATGAAACGTTAAGCAGATGTAAGACTGAAGATGGTCTAATGagataaaaataattaattattttctaaGTAAACAGGTCCGAGTCAGACTGTAGTTTCATTGTGAGTTTGAATTATCGCTGTCTGTGAGGCCAATGAAGCGGAAGTTTAATAAGTCCTGAGAAAAGCTCGCTGGGTCACCACACTGAACCTTGCCTTCAGGTGACTCTTTGGTCATGACTCTGGGCTGAGGTTCAGGTGCTCCACCACCACGGAGCTGAGGTCAGGAGTTGGCTTGCTTGCGGTCTCTAACTTTTGGTGGGGAAATtgaaaatttagttttaagGAAGTCAAACTTTACCACTGCGCCAGAGATGTTTTGCCCCTTCTAGgtgcttttttaatttttatttttttcagaaggGCTTTGGTTCGCAGTTGTCTTGTCAGGAAACCCCTGAGATTAGCCAGGGGCCACTAAAGGCTGGTGGGCAGAGACCCCTCACCTTCCCCTTTGCAATGAATGATGGGGAAGGGTTAATCTCCTCTTCCGGCAGACTGATTCAAGCAAACAACCACccacacttaataataataataaaaaagaaaacccctCTTTCTATTTCTACACACGTCCAACTCATCATCCAAACACTGCAATGATTTACATCTCCTTCCAGACTTGCCAAAATGCATGGAGCAAGAGACATTTACCGAAAAAAGACGACATTTATCTTAAAGCATCTGTTTGGTTACTATTCTCTCTTTATAAATTTTAATAATGACAGACAGACGGAGGATTATAATAGGAAATCCGTACAAGTCCAAACATGTAGAGGATGTGGAAGGTATCGGCCATACTGAGCTCCACAGCTACATGCCATTGTTACGATGCTTCTGGTCTTGTATGGTATTTGACTCGATCAACAGCATGGGATCTTTCTGTAGTTAGTCCTGTGTGTGTTCCTCTCCCCAGTCTCAGTAGGAGGGCTGTACTTCATTGCTAAGTGCTCTATAATAGATCTCTTGGTGATTATAATTTCATAAAGAAGCAAAACCTGCAGAAAAAGTGTATCCTGCTGAAACTAACTTGATCCTCTCTTTAGCAATGACGTCTATATTTGTAGTTCACATATATGCCTGTTCAAATACAATATCTTGACAGTTGTTATATTTATGTTGTGTAATAAATGTTGTGCTGGGTTTATACTTTTGTTTTGACTAACTTTTTGTTTAacgttgtatttttttttttctcttcttggaGGCACAGTTGGTGGCTTTATGCACAGGCATGGAAAAGTTaaagacatttattttattattattatttttttggtttgtacTGTAACAGCCCAATTCTCTTTCAGAGCTTCTGACAGTTTTTGTCTCTGGCTGCTCGACATTCTGCAGACACCTGCCCTGAATCTCTGTTGTGTTATTGTGcctctctctttattttctgttcttcttctttttttctttttttttttaaatcgtttttctctgttgtatCAACCAGGAGTTGGTACCACAGCTCTGCTTGTAACCGCGTTAGTCTGATTATGTTTATTGATTTTAAtatcaaaacaataaaaccatTAGCACCCCAGTCTGACTCTTGTTTATTTAACTGACTGTGTGTGAGTTTTCCAACCTGATTTTTATAAATGCTTTTTGAATTTTCGTCGCTTAAAAGGGTATTTTAAGCAATGGGTTCATAAAGAGTTCAACAAGATATGCAGATGAGCGTTCCTGAGTACACAACAAATCCAGtattacagcagcagaagaccacaccaagACTACAATCAGCATGGGCTCACTAAAATTGCATTGTATTTGGTGCAAtcagcatgaaagcatggatccaccCTGCCTTATATCAACAGTGGCGGTGCTGTAATGTTGTAGGGTACAGGATACTTTCTTGGTATCCTATGGCATGCAGTgtttctggttgatttttgaGTAATGCCATATTATCTACTCCACAAGTAGTGCCCGTGAAATGGAGAGACACCTTTATCCAGCCAAAGAGAACCACTGATAGGAACACTTCTGCTGATGgctctacatttatttttaccacCAACAAATCTCATTGGGAGACTACAACTGAAAGCAGACAGCTGCTTCTACTACAGATACAATTTCCTTGattctttcttttattataCTCAGTAATTTCATAATTCGGCTGGGTGTAGTATAGTTCAGTCATCCTTTACTTTTTTCTCAAACAGGAGAGATGATTTAATATAATTTGGTGCCCTACATGTACACCGCAGTGGTGTGTGGGATGGCGTTTCTCCCCCTCCCAACCTTtttataatgaaagaaaatgtttccCAAAGCAACAATGTGGCTCACTGATGTGTTTATTAGGTTTGGACACATTCAGAAAAGGGCTGCATCTAAACAGGAAGTGCTTATGATTAGGTTCTATTCATGGTTTTATTGTCTTTTGTATATGACAGTATTGAAAAAGACCACATTAAAATAACTCTTCCACTCTCGTATTGTACATATTTTGCCGGTTTGCTGCTGTTTAGACAAAGTATATCAGAAAAAGGGAGAAATCTCTGTCTGTCTATTCTGTTATCTTGACAGGGTTAGTGCTGGGAACACGGGTCAGACATGGGCCTTCTTTTTCCTTTACAGGATTTCCACAAAATTAGCTGGTGTAAAAATGACACAAGACCCCCCTTTTCAGTATGTACTGTTAATACTAACATTTAGTAGAAAAAGTAATAGTACAGTCTCTATCCATGATGTTGATGATGTTAATAAAAAATGCTAGTGAGTATTTATATTAGTAACAGCCGAGGCTGAATGAATTTTAGtagctttttttaattaaaaaatgccACTTTTGAGTGTCTAAGTATAGTTTATATATTGCAAACTTAAAATTATTTAGTGGTTCTGTTTTATATgatgtttaaacatttgaaaacatttaaatttcagTGTGGATCCTGTCTCTCCAATAACTAAGGACAAAATTATAGTGGAGCCACAGAATGATAAGTAActgcacattttttattttaaaaaaggaattaTAAAATcctatttaagtatttttttgttccatttttaaagtaacatatttatttattccacgGATAATTAACACTGACTACCGTTGGTCCTTCGTCTTTACCTCTTTTGGACCTCCAGCTTGccatacaaaaacaacaatggcgTCTTCTACGGATGTTCACGTCCGAATTTGCGCACAAGAAATTATCAAATATGATCTGGAAATTAAAGCTCTCATTCAGGTAAGCAAAGAAGAACAAGCGCCTTGTTTGTCCTTTCATCCTGAGCCATTTCTGAACCGTTGGTAACTCTGGAGAGCTGGCTGAACATGCGCACAAGAGGTCTTCAAGTTGAGCTAAGAAGAAGCTAACGTTAAGTTTCCGACAGtcaaaagacacaaaacattCTTGATTTTGTTTAGTTTAATTAGGCAACAAATCATTCCCGAGACAGTTATAATGCCTTTTAGTAATTAATCTAATTATTCAAATAACCgagagaagaaaatgataatTTACTATCagatgttatttaaaaaaatatttacgaCGCACTCTTTGTTTAGTTCTGCGTTCGTGATATCCTAATTAGAAGGGGAatttaaaataagttaaaacaaATTGTtatagaaaatgtaaaaagtatgaatatcaaaaaatatgtaaagttttttttttatggaaaaaaaatatgtgaaaaaatTTATACTGTATAACCTGAGCCAGGTGGTGGAACGGCGGTAAGCTGAGGTGCAGAGACACCTGTCCTTTCAAAAAGTGACCGCCAATGTTTCTTTGTCTAATGTCTTTGGTTATATTGCTAAATAGCTCTGGTCAACAGGATTTAAAAATGGATTTCCTATataaagtaatacaaaaatgaCATATTTTGCAAGTATTTATATGGTTCTACATTACATTGCAATCAGTCAAGTCCTTTTGGCCATTTGAAATATCTTTATACAGCTGTTATGTTTGTTTAGATATCTGCTGCCCTCTTGGCCAGATCATCACTGACAGATGATGTCCATTGGTGAGGGCCAGAATGTAGAACGACCACTAAATCTCTTGTCACCACAGCAGGCGATTAGAGTGCCACATCCCCTACTCTCCCCTCCCCTCTCAAGACCCCGAGTTGCTTTGAACACCACTTGGGGGCAGCAGCTCATGTGGAGTAGATTTCTCAGCCACCTCACACTCTGCTGCAAACTGCTCCACTGCAAGCTGGAGGTCATTGCTCGATTAAACCGCCGGACCACAtcagcaaaaagcagagatgagatcctgagTCCACTGAATTTGACTGCCTCCACCTCTTGGCTGCACATAGAAACCGTCTTCCAAAAAAACTTGTGAACAGAATCAATGATAAAGGGGCAGAGCTGGTGGAGTCCAGCATTCACAGGGAATGAGTCTGACTTGCTGCCAAGCTCTCAGTACACTGTGTACAATGACAAAACACTTTATAACAATGGACCAGATGTCTCATACTCCTAAAGCACAAGCTTCTTTGCTCACACAAAGATATGTGCATTTATGAATTCACACGATATATGTCTTACTCGATGTGAtataattataaaatataactaaTACATTATATTTAActcgatgtgtgtgtgttgtctgtaGGACATCAGGGATTGTCCAGGACCTCAGTCTGCTCTTGTGGAGCTCAATGCTCAGGTCAAAGAGAAATTCAACAAGCTGAGGCTCAGAATTCAGGTCAGGCCTCAGCTACACATCCACACGGTGCTGCATCTGacagttttttggttttttttgcttaatATTGGATCTGTATCATGTAATGccatgatgttgttgtttttttgggtttttttgtttcttccaGGATCTGGAGCAGATGGCCAAAGAGCAGGACAAAGAGTCAGACGGACTGGCCATCCAAACAGAGACCGAGAGCCAATGGAAGCAGATGCTGAGGTGtttagacacagacacacacagacacatctaaaaaaaataagcGTGTGTAGCACCAGTCATTTTATTTTCCCCTTGAATCACTTGCCTCGTGTTCCAGTGAatatgttgttgttggtttctgttttgttgtgatGATAATGTAAACTGGTAATGCAGACACAAACGAGCACTTAAGATGGaaagaaaactaaaacagaaattTTCAGTCTCTAAattgtttgctttttcttgtCTGTTGGTTTCAGCAACCAGACAGCGTGGAGAAAAGCTAACCTGGCTTGTAAACTTGCCATAGACAACATGGAGAAGGACGAACTGCTGCATGGAGGGGAAAACCACAACACCAGACAGAGGTAAATATATTTTCTGCCAAGGCTCTGCTACAGAGCACTGTACTACGAAGACAGTTCAGTGTACCCCGAGTTTGTTTGCGTTATATAGATTCTTGTACTTCTACACCTGGTTAGAGCTGCTGATATGCAGTCTGAACTTTGATCACAGTGTTTTTTGAATACCTGCAGCCAAACAGGAGGAAATTAATGTCACCTGTATTCATTTAcctggtttctgttttttttttaaccatcatCTGTtaaaggctgatggggtattATTGTTACCCTGCCGGGCAGAGGCATCATACACACCTTGAGAACAAGGCTGCTTAGGATTTTCAAACTGATACCATAGTTTCTGTCAGTAACTTCTATCCTCTGCTTCCTGTAGTTATTACCATTACactgttttcttcctgtttttaagCCCAGGCCACCAATAATATTTCTGTTTTACAcagatgtgtgtttatgtttatggaGTGTTATCAGATGAGTCACAGTATGACAACTATGCCAAAACAACAGCTAATCTGATATACAGATACACTTGTTAACATCTGTAAAACTATCTTTTGTCTAATGTCTGTGGTTTAAAATGCCTTCATGAACGATTAttaaataagattttttttaattgttgctTTTGGTaatttgtgattaaaaaaattgattaaaaactggcacaaatgaaccaaaaagataaatgaatataaaaataGAGTGGCTAGTTGCACTGGTGGTAGAAACAGAAGGTTCCAAACTACTTAATGAGAAAAAGATTCCTTCTAGTCTCCAATAAATCACTTTAATATAATCTAATAATAAATTAGGCATGTCAGGACCCATCTGCTGTACTTcacctgctctgctctgtgtgtgtgtgtgtttgtctcagGAAAGCAACCAAGGAAAATTTAGTGGAAACCAGCAGCAACATCACAGAGAGTCTGATGTCTATCAGCAGGATGATGTCTGAACAGGTGAAGCAGAGTGAGGACACCATTGGCACTCTAGGTAAAAATCTAATTCTGTGTTTCCGTCTCCTGTCCACATTTCCTAACCGATCCTCCTAAACCCTTAATGCCTTTAATTCTTCATCCTCCTCGTTCAGCCACCTCATCCAGGACAGTGCAGGAAACCAACGAGGAGTTTAAAAGCATGACAGGAACCATTCACCTGGGCAGGAAGCTGATCCTGAAGTACAACCGGCGGGAGCTGACAGACAAGCTGCTCATCTTCCTTGCACTAGCCCTCTTCTTCGCCACCGTCCTCTACATCCTCAAGAAACGTCTCTTCCCCTTCATTTAGTCGGTCGCCTAGGTCCGTCACCCGCTGGATCTGTTTTTCCTCAAGGAGGTGGGGACTGGCTTGGAAGGAGTTACCACAGTGAATTGTAGGAGGTATGAAGTAGCAGCATGAACCACATGGACTCTTAGAAGCAGCACTGAAACTGGACTGTAGGACACAGAGGCGGCGTGAAGTGGGAATAATACGCAATATGAAGGGTTGGGAAATATCTGAAGCTCAAGATCCACTTCAGCAGTGAAAGGAGCAAAGTGAGTAAAACTGACATCCGGAGTTTCATAGAAAAcattaagaagccacagcctgcCTCCAGTAGATATGGTTATACAATGCATTGTCAAAAGTTTGAACGCATGTTGCAAATGGTCACAGTTGAAGAAGGGATCTGCTGCTTTTTAGCCTTTTCCTTGATGCCTCACACTGCCTCCCTGGTGTTACAATAAGGACTCCCTGGTTTTTGAGTGACTCCGTTATCTTAATGTGACCATTTCTATCATTCTGGATGATGGGTCTTTTTCAGAAAGCCTGAACTTGAGGAAATTGTGTTTACATTGAAATTTACTTTAAATTGAAGTAAATACAGAGAGCTTAAAGGTTCAGATGCTCATATTTGCCAAATTGTGTGTGATTTTTGAAATGTTGATAACTTGAAGCACACTGTAGGTTTAATAATGCAATAAGACGGCATCTACAGATCAGCAGCCTGTATGCTCATGTAATACCTCTTTGTCCCCCTTCAGTCCAAcataaaaggaagaaaaggtAGTCTGTGATTCTGCCCTCATGTCAGTCATGTTGAAAGGTTGGGAGTCAGTGACTAAAGCAAGGGACCACTGGAGGCTTGTTTTAAGCCCCTATTGCtgcaaataaacataaaatcCATCCCAAGAGGTGATCTGTGTGACATAAAATGTTTCAGCTTATGCAAAATATTCACTTCCTCCAAGCGGAGGGCAACCGTGTTTGAATTCAGCTGGAGCTTCACTTTTACAGagacaggaagaaaagaggGGACAGAGAAAAGTGAGCAACATTGTAGGACTCCATCTGCTCCTGTTGAGTCATGGTTGGTTTCTGTGCTGTAGTAGTGTCTTCTGACTTAAGCTGTAGAATTAAAGAAAGGCCGGTTAAGATAAGAAAAGCAGGGTTCAGATGTGCTGttttaaaacccccaaaacaaagtGGGTTGCCCTCCTAGAGTCCAGTATTCTACATATTGCACCTTTAATTCAGAACTGGTCAGGGTCATGGTTGCAAAATGCAGcaacctttgtttttgtttacttttttgttATAAAGCATGAATGTGCTCAGGAGAGTGTATGTAGTGCATGTCGTGCCTTCCTTCCAGACTACTGAACCAGTAATCCGATGAATGATTGGTGCCCTGAAAGGTGTCAGATTGTGTGAATGTTGAACAAAAGCCCCGTGGGTTTGAGTTCATTTAAAAATCTTAAGCACCAGCAGATgtcttaaaatttaaaatatcacAGTTTGAACTGCAGTGCTGTTAGAAGACTTGTTCAACAGGATAGGACTGATTTAAATAAcagatttctcttttttcatcAGTGTCGCTGCAGTTTAATAACATTCAAATAAAAACTGTTCACAACAGAGTTTTTATGatccatttaaataaaaatgtacaacATATTCTCGACACCAGGGGTCTGTATGAAATGTGAACAAGcgaacattaaaaatatatatttctaaCACATATTGACCAATGAGTGCTTTCCTTTCTGCACACTGCGCCTCGTCTGTTTATCTCCATTGTACACAATATGACTTTCTCCATAAATACAAAAGCAGATTTATAACTCGGCCCCAACAATGTTGTGATGCTGTGTAAAAGTTCGAATTGAgcaaatatttttcatgaaacaGTAAAGTGTCCCAGTTTTAACACTTggtatgttttctatgtttgatactgaataaaatatgatttcatgagatttgcaaatcattgcattctaatgttatttacattttacacagcgtcccaacttttttggaactGGGCTTGTAAACAGGATACTGACTTGGAGCCATGAGCTACACTTGACCTACTGATTCCTGTTGTGTTTacctctgtgtatgtgtgtgtgtgggtgtgtccaTGCCAGCTGCTGAGCTGCAGTGGTCTACTGTGACATTGAAGTGAGGTAGATAATTGTTCTTCCATCCTTAATGGAGCACAAATGCCCAGCAGATTGAATAAGTTATGATGCATTACTTTCACCAGTATTACTACACTGAATACTTTTAGCCACTACTGCTAGTATTATAGTATTTTGTGTACTCTGTTTCCACCTATCTGTCTATGGAGGAGTGACACTGGATTTCTCAGACACAACTGAACCAGATTCAGTTGTGTTGTCTATCTGACTGAGCCTGCTCCTGTCCTCTGGTTTAGCCTCTCTGGTTGGCTGCTGCAGGGGTCCCCCAGCAGTGATGGGCCATGGTGCACTGGTGGATGGGGAAGTGCTTTGGTGGAGGGTATCGGATTGGCAGAGGGGGCAGTTTCCGGCAAAGTTGCTGCAAAGCGACCCCCAGTACTGCTCGCATTGCCCACGCAAACGGCGTCCGACCCACGTCCTGACCTCGTCTCCGCACTTCAGCAGGAAGTTCGTCAGCTCCACGTATGGCCTGGCAGGACGTGAACACATCAGGGTCATCAGAAAAATACTTGGCCGTTTTGTCCAAATgtacatttagaaaaacagtcaCAGGAAGTGCCAAAATCAACAATAGAATAATGTCgcagttttattcttttttccatttgagCAATTAATGACATAATTTTGAATGTATTATTTGTACATACATATGGCTATAAAGAAGCAATTATTACCTTTTTTTGCCAAAGTGTTTTACTTTGTGATTAAACCACTGACATGTTTAACCGCaacatgttaaaatgtaaacactgtaaaattatTACCAAAGTGAACCTAAGAAAACACATGCAGCAGTTCAAAACCCACTGATTACTGTGAATCCTCCTCATTCAGCAGGAAAGAGCACTGCATCTCCCaccatgtttttctttaaaaaaaaaaaaagataataaaattGTGGCTGTTAGTGgttaatttgtgtgtgtttgtgtttctcacCCGGGAGGAAACATTAGGTGGAACTGGACCAGGTTTCCCACGGTGTCAATGTGATCCCGCAGTGCCAGGCAGAGCTGGTGTTTGGCGTAGCACTCCCTCTGAAGCACGTACACCATCTCCTTTACCGCCGAGCAGCGCCGGCTGACGCAGCTGAAACGCTGCCGCAGCCCCACCGCCATGCACCGCAATGCGTCCTTCACAAATGATTTGCCCTGcgagaaaaagaagaacagtGAGTGGACGATTACAGGGAAACctatatatgattttttttcacataatcTTTTATTGCAAccatgtttttatttgcaaTTGTCTTTTCTATCAGATTCAAAAACTTCTATTTAGTTTTTGTATTCTattattgatttattatttatgtccATGTTTGATTTATCATCTTTTCAGTCAACTATAAAGTACTTTGAGTTCCTCTAAGTTCTATGAAAGTGctatgcaaacaaaacaaacaatcaatATGTGACAGCCTTAAATCAAGGGGTTTACCTAAAGTACTGTTTAGGAAATAtaaccatttttatacacattcCTCAATTTTTAGAGGCTGAAAagtaacataattttaaaataagGATTGTTTTAAATAGTTGGATGAAAATGGTTTGTAGTCACCGACTGTGTGACGTCTAGAACCATCAGACATCACCAgatgctgtgtttcctcccttcAGATGTTATGTCAGGACTATGCTGAAGCCACCTTCAGTTTAAGCTTGTTTGTGGCTCTCTttaacttcagttttatcttcAGAGGCTGAAAACCTGCTGACTTGGCCAttgaagaatatcccatttctttgcaTTGAGGAACTCTTGTGCTGAATTGCTAACGCGACAGCtaatgcaatacttttgttaaatcccttgaattaaagctaaaaTCTGCACTtgaatgatttgatttgaaatccactgtggtggtgtacagagacCAGAAAACTAAATGCTCTGTGAATGGGGTCACTGTGAAAAACATTAGTTTACATTGAATTCACActggaaaaatgtattgataaaTTCTACTAGGCGACAAGTTTGACCACAGCCAGTACCGAGAACAGGAACGATTACAACAGCCTGTAGCGCTTCATTGACTAATGGTTGACaaattacaagaaaataattagttaaaaaaaccaataaaaagctcagcagagcagcagataTGTGAATCAGTTTTCCACTATCCCAATTATGAATCATAGAAATTATGGTCATAGAAATGAGTTCTATACAGAAAGATGACTGATAAAAGAAAAACCTGAATCAGTGAAGGAATGCTTCCACACAGCTGGTGGTCTGAAAAACTCCAGTTTATTATATAATGTCTAGATAGCAAAAGAAATCCTCTCGGGGGAAACCATATTTCTCTGTCATTTGTTCAAACAACAGTAAGGTATTATTGGCAAATAAGTCTTTCAGTGTATTAATACCATTATTATTCCTGCTAATCTTGGCTGAAAACCAGGATTATTCTGAACAGGAGAAAGGAGATGCAAGTTTGGACTATTCCTCAAGTTTGTGTATCAGTCGCCGTGCTGTCCTGTTTATTCTGATGGAAAGACACAAACATCCAAAGGAGAATACATGCAGGAAGAGACTACCAGTGATGTTTATGCAATCCAGTGGCTTGCAGTGCTGACAGACACCAAGTTCAGTTATCTAGTTCATCT from Oreochromis niloticus isolate F11D_XX linkage group LG10, O_niloticus_UMD_NMBU, whole genome shotgun sequence includes the following:
- the bnip1b gene encoding vesicle transport protein SEC20; this translates as MASSTDVHVRICAQEIIKYDLEIKALIQDIRDCPGPQSALVELNAQVKEKFNKLRLRIQDLEQMAKEQDKESDGLAIQTETESQWKQMLSNQTAWRKANLACKLAIDNMEKDELLHGGENHNTRQRKATKENLVETSSNITESLMSISRMMSEQVKQSEDTIGTLATSSRTVQETNEEFKSMTGTIHLGRKLILKYNRRELTDKLLIFLALALFFATVLYILKKRLFPFI